gcggtggggaacctgtggctctccagaagttgctggagtaAACAACCACCTGCTCCAATATCATTTGGAAGACCAAAGGctgcccatccctgctttaaaacaaaacaaaacagaagtctTGCTTCTTTGTAGAGAGCACCACACATGCATCAGTAACCACACTCCAAGTACAATACCTTCCACCGCCTCCGGGCATATTGCTTTTTGAAGTTTTCCAAGTTAATGACCGACTCCCGCCTCACCAAGGCCTGGCATTTGTCCTTTGGCTGGGAAAGACAAGAGAGAACAAGGTCAGTGCTTCAGAAAGCCTGGGCCATTAAATATACATTATATGGGTTGTGCGCTTTAAGTACAGGGCGAGGGAGGGGCAAttgtggtgccatccagatgttgctggacttcaattcccatccgTCTCAGGCAGCACGGCCAAGTATCAGGGAGCTGTAACTCAACAGCATCAGGCAGGCCACAGGCTCTCCATCTGGACCTCAAGTCTTTGACATTATCATCCTCTCTGTCTGAAGGGATGAGACTGGCACAACCAAGTGTAACAGCAATAAAATGGTAGCAAGTAATTTACATCTTAGGACTTAGCTGGCTCCAATGGGACATCCAGTTATGCAGAATTCAGACAGGCCTCAGGGTACCTACCTTATCTCACACGAGTGAGAGCTTCCAAGCATATTCAAAGCCGACCCACATGTCAGTTTGGAAGCTACTTTCTTCAAACCTTGGAAAAAGGTGGACTTCCCTGGCTTGAACCCAAACCAGTACTTAGCACACCCCCTCCATCAAGTGACAGCCTCATCTTGCTGAGACCATCCCTAGAAACAAATCAATAGCCAATGGGCAAACACTATTCACTCAACCAATCCTAGGGTGCAGGGTTTGGGACCAtcaagaaaaggtgagtaaggggCAACATGACAGAAGGGCAGAACATTATGCATGGGATGGCGAAAGTAGTTAGAGAATTCCGTGCCTCCCACTCCACCCCGGCCCCGCCAATAATACTAGAATTTGTGGGCTTTCAACTgcagctgaataataataataataagtatttcttcacacagcacatagttaaacaattatggaactccctcccacaagaggcagtggtggccccgaatttggatggctttaaaagaggattaggccaattaatggaggataaaacTAGGGATgcgtgtggcactgtgggttaaaccacagagcctaggacttgtcgaactgaaggtcggcggttcgaatccccgtgacggggtgagctcccgttgctcagtccctgctcctgccaacctagcagttcaaaagcacgtcaaagtgcaagtagataaataggtaccgctccagcaggaaggtaaacggcgtttccgtgcgctcctctggtttgccagaagcggcttagtccttctggccacatgacccagaagctgtatgccggctccctcggccagtacagcgagatgagcgccacaaccccagagtcggccacgactggacctaatggtcaggggtccctttacctttaaaactagCCACAAAGGCTATGATCCccctccacaatcagaggcagtaatgcttctgaataccagttgctggaaaccacaggaggagagaatgaCTCTTGTGTTATAATCCTGCTTGCGGGCATCTGGGTAGCTGCTCTGAGAAGGACCAGacaggccactggcctcatccagcaagctcttattatgttcttttgTGTGGCATACGGACAGATGGTGCTGCAAGTAACCACActgtattaaataaatatttattttttctatAAGTGTGGAATTAGTTACACATTTGAGAAGATCATTGCTGCCCAGGCAATGCTCTTCTCTTTCAAAGGCAGGaacaaaaatgtgcataattCAATTATAactcaccccccacacacacactttccccttctaATAATCTGagtcaaaacagcaacaaaaacaaagtctCAGGTTCCACAATAGGAGTCTTCAGTCATCTGGTTCCTTCACTGGACCATGTTCTTTGCTTGAGGTGGGGTAGACTGTCAAGTCTCTTGACAATGCCTTACGCATCACCCCAGTCAATATGCTGAGTATAGAGTTGATGTTAGAGCTCTCCATTCACTCTGTAACACATTCACAATTCTGGTTTTCAACTGAAATGCCTGCTATTGTTTGAAGTAGACTGCGGTCAGGATTGCAGAGGGTGCTGTGAGCAAGAAAGAGCTTCTCCATCTGAATCCATCACTATTAAAAGCACCAGTCATACTGAGTTTCAAATCAATGCATTCTTACTGCTGACTCTTTCACAGGACAGCAATAGAGGCTGTTAAGGATGCTTAACTATCTACAATCAGGTATTTAGGAGGTATCTCATGGTAACAGTAAGCTGCTTCCATCTTCCAAAATACAATGACAGCAAAGGCTTTCACTTCTAAATGCAAAGTATGCTCCAGAAAGAGAACAGGGTGTTATTCAAAGGAATTTCAATTCATTTCTAACTGGCAAATTCACAGCTTCTCTGTTAAAAAGGTAAAACAATGGCAAGAGTTCATATGCCCTGTGTCGTGGCACATATATTTTCAGAGTTCAAAAAGCCAACTGCGACAGTGACTGTCAATTATGTTTTTCAGAAATAAAGTGAACAAGTGGGGCGTCACCATTAGTATGCAGGAATCTTGAGGTGGCATGAATAGATAAATCTGAAACGCCATTTTAGACAGAGTTACTGACTTGACTTTGCAACACCTGGGTTCAAGGCAGCTAGGAATTCTTCACAGCAGGATCTATTTAGCAGCTCCCTAAGAGAGTCATTTATATCTTTGTTAAAGACGGAGCCAAAATTTCCAGTGATGTAGGTGTCACTTCCATCTTCCAGCTGAGAGCTGCCTGTAAATTCCTGAATCCACTTGAGTTCTTCGGACAATTCCTTACTCAAGGACTCGTAATGTGACTGCCGGTCCATGTACTTGCTGGCAACCCCAGTGAGGCTGCTGCCCACAAGTCTGATGTCCTCCTGCAAGTGCTTCTTCAGAGATTCAATCTTGCGATACTCATACTTCAGCTGGGAAAGTTCATGTCTCACGTTTTCATGTTCTTCTTTGTACCAAGCTTCTTTCTCGTTGTAGATGGAAACGAGGGCGTCAATGTCCTCCTGCAAAGCATCATGGGACACAGCCAGAGCACTGAAGTTCTGCTCCATCCTGGAGATGTCTTCCACCACATAGGCAAAGCGCTCAAAGTTGATGTACGTGTTGTTGGGTGGCATGCTGGAGTGGCACTTGATGGTGTACTCCTTCAGGCGCTTGGTCTTCAGTTGCTGGTTCTCAGCCCTTTTGCTTTCTGGGACCTTCGTTTCTTCCTTGGGCTGGTGAGTCTTCAGACAGAAGTAGTAGGGCATGGTTATTACTGATCCGCAGAATCATGCAAACTGCTTCTATAGACACCACAGCATCAACCACAACACAGCAGGCAAAAGGAAGGCAAACACACAACATATATTCATGGTGCTGGGTGAAAACAGGATTCCTTCATGCATGTCACaggcattattttattttcacaaaaaaAGGTTGGTGGAACAAAAACATCCCTGTGAGCACTATGACTGACTGCATGCTGGCATCTGTGCATTTACAGTTTCAAAAGTGGTcagtttttgtaaaaaataaaaaaatatttcagaaaaTACACTAttgagcactctctctctctctctctctctctctctctctctctctctctctctctctgtgtgtgtgtgtgtgtgtgtgtttgtgtgtgtactggGGTCACCAAAGTCTGTAGCAATCCTGGAAAGCAAGTTATGGGACAAAACAAACAGGTCCTTTCTAAGTGATTTCTATGAAATGGGTGTGAGTGTTGTGTGGCTATTTTTCCTGTTACTGAGGAATGCTCCCTGTTGCTATTTGAAAGCAAGAGTGtcagtgtgtttgtgtatatttatatataaaattaatattGTGTGATCTCAACAATCAGAGCCAGAAGTACATGGCTGACCTCCCACAGTAAGCGTAAGGTTGATGGGACTGGCCACCTCTCTAATTTTGTGCTATGCCCCCCACAGCAGCTATTTGCAACTGGCGCcccagcactctctcaaaatgTGCCCACTGATCCAAAAAGGTTGGTAGCGCCTGATTCATTGTGATGTGAAAAAAATCTTAAGAATCCAGCACTCCAGATTCCAGCATGCAAAGACCAGCTGCATATATTCCATGTTACAATGGATGTCCAGTACTGAATGAAtgttttgagtttcacctgtaaataATTGGCTATTCCAGATGAACTTAATGGATGCCCCATATTAATATCGCATATCACTGTGTTCTCAATTCTTCACAAAATTTGTCTGGGGTCTTCAACATTCAGATGTGAGTGTTGACACTGGGCAAATGTAGGACATCCACTGTATCTTCTACACAGCAGAACACCACAAACACAACACAAAGAAAGACACAGAGAGGCGTGTGGTCCACTGGGTACTTCTAGGCTATAGCCACCCTTGAAAAGCTGCTCAAATGCAATGGAGTGTTTTTTACAACCTCCTATAGATTTCAAGGTGGACTGGATGGAGCAAATTCATACCAGATAGAGCCCAGCCAAACACAGTTGGAATGCGGTTTATGTCTGTCCATGCAAACAGTAGGCAGATGTATCACCGTCACACAACACATTCCATGACGGAAAATTGTATGCTTGTCAACACGCATCTCAGCATTGCATATTTTTTATCTCTTGCTTAAGACAAGAAAGCATTAAAAAAGGCaacatgtattattattttattttgtaaagatTCTGACAATGTTTGGCAAAAATTAATCTCCCTCCCCCAGTGAGGTTAAAACTGTGAGAAACCAAACTAGAGGCCATTGTCATGCTGCCGTAATGTTTAAAGTCAGATATGCAAAAGCAAATGAGAATTATGACAGGTGACATTTAAATGCCAAAATGCAGAACTCCATACAAAAAACACCCCCTTCCCCTGTGACACCACATACCCCACTTCCAGGCTTACCGTGATCCAGGGGTGAGTGAGAGCTTCTTGAATGGTGAGTCGTTTCCTGCAAAGAGAGAAAATTTGTTAAGTAAGTGACCCCTCCTTGCAGGGAAGAGCTGCTGGTCACAACTGTTCTTGAAGTGTGTCGCATACTGGCTGCAGAGACAGCCCTGTCCATCTCCCTCTTTAAAAGCATCCTTAGTCTAAAGCTACCGCAAGAGAGGTCGGAGGatgagctgaagaagaagaagagtagaagagtttggatttgatatcccgcctttcactccctttaaggagtctcaaagcggctaacattctcctttcgcttcctcccccacaacaaacactctgtggggtgagtggggctgagagacttcagagaagtgtgactggcccaaggtcacccagcagctgcatgtggaggagcggagacgcgaacccggttccccagattacgagactaccgctcttaaccacaacaccacgctggctctcaagaTGAAGGACACATGGAAAGAGAGCAGACCTGTGCCCGTGAACTGCCAGGATGGGAGGCCACCTGAGAAGAAGATGGAAGTGCCCTTGGGCTGTGGTTCTCAGGCACCCAACAACCAGCTGTTTGCTGGGGCACTTGAGACTTTGACAATTGGGCGTGACAACCCACTTGTCAATCATCTGATGccataatgatgtcaggtgattgacaggtgggttgtcccACCCACCTGCTGCAATTCGGCCCACAGAGGTGCTGACAGATAAGGATTTAGCCTGCTGGGCCAAAAGAGGTCCCTATCCCCaacccctgcccctgcccctttaTAATGGTCCAGATTACACAAGATTATTAACTGGGACAATATTTCACTGTGCTCTGTAAGCGACATTGGCTCCCAGGTTCATTTCCAGACACAATTTACCTTCgaattaaattttaaaacatcTTAGGACTaggttacctgaaagactgccTTCTCCAATATGCACCCTGCCAAAGCTTCAGCTCTGTTCCTCAGGCCATGTCCTGAGTGTCCCTGTGGCACATGCAACCAGCAGGGAGACAGCCTTTTTGGTAGTGACCATTCCTCTCAGCTTATGGAACAatcttcccagggaggcttgcctggcaccatccTTGTGGTCATCTTGGCTCCAGAAGAACTTTCTGCTTGCCCAGCCCTTCTAAACAACTACGTAGTAgttgtggtttttaatttttgggTTCAGTCTGCTTTGGGTCGCATTTTTTGTACTTAGGACATTTGTGGTTTCATGGTTAACTTCATATTTACATTTTTTCCTGCTATTTACTGTAAGCTGCCTGGATAAGTTTATGCCGTGAGGCATAAACCAATCAACCCAAccatggtgggcaggaccaggaaGCTTGAGGGCCTGGCTCTACCTCAGCTTAATCCCTCCCGCCTCCTTTAATTTCCCCTCATCCATGAAGCTTACAGATTTTGCAGCACTCTCCCCCAACTACTGCTGCCCCACACTTTCTCTCCCCTAAATCCATAGATACCCTTTGCTTTGAGGGTTAGAGTTAtgcttttgagatttttttctgcgGTTGTATTCTCAAAAATTAATCATattaaaagagaagaaaaagaagatgcaAATATGAGAGCGACATTGATTACATAGGGAATCTGTGGGCTAAGGGAGCAGAGAGTGTGAGACAGCAGTAGTTGGAGGAGAATTCACTGTGGAAGAGGGGGAATGAAGGCGGCACGAGGGGGTCACCATCCACGCTAAGCCGAGGTATGGGTCAGCTCTGAGATTGGCCTTCCTCTCATCTTCCTCCTGGCGGGTCATTTGGGGCTCACCGGGTATCTTTTACCAGAAGCTTCCGAATGAAATCTTTGGCGAGGTCACTGGTGTGGCTGAAGAATTCTTCGTCAAATTCATAGTTCACAGCTGTGATGTTAGCCAGCGTCTCCTGTTTGGTATCTCCAAGGAATGGCGAAGCCCCGCTAAGCCTAGAGGGACCATAGGGAGAGAGAAGGGTCATTAGCCTGCAGAGAAAAACGGGGGAAATTGGTCTCATTCCTGACCCCACAGCAGAGAATGCTATGCCTGCAGTTTTTCTGCCTGCTTTAAAGCGGACCATGGGGGCAGGACTGAATAGTGTATTGACAGCTTCTGAAGGAAGGGAGAGGGCAGGCTGAGCCCATGAAACTCTTAGTGGCAGACTCCATCATGGATTAAATGTAGGGTCTTATGAAGAGCTATGAATAGGAGACAGAATGATCTGATCTTATAGGGCACAACACCCCGGGAATTTCTCCTGTGAAATAAATGGGAGCTCCTCAAGAGCAAAACATGCGCTTGTGGAGCTCCCATTtattattgagagccagtgtggtgcactaGCTAGAGTGCtgaactagggcctgggagaccagggttcgaatccctactcagccatgaagctcagggcGTGACTTTGgacctaacctaccttgcaggcctgttgtgaggataaaagtggaaggaaggagaaacaggtatgcagccttgagctccttggcggaaaggtgggatttaaatgctaaaataaatatataaaataaataatggggTTTGCACGGAAATAAATCACCAGGGGATTGTGCCCTATGTAAGTTAGTGCCATTTGGACTTCCTATTTCGGgacaaaaatgtcttgggctccTCCTACCCAAAATTCGCTCAAGACAAGGGGTAGGAAAGATGCAGGGAAATCCAATCCAGGAAGCCCCTGGTGCAGGAGGAAGCTATTTTTCTGAAGGTTCAGCAGCTGGCCTTGTTTGCAAGGAAAgaaggcctgcctgcctgccaataATGCAGAGGGTGCTCAGCAGTCTTTATTTAGCCTGGGAGAGGAGCCTGGCTTCTTTCTCAAACGCCCTTCACTGTAAGCAACGTCCTTTGCTtaccttcttttttaaataaaatgtgtcATCGCACTTTCTTGTCTGTCTTTGAAGAGGGATGCTGAGTTGTGAAATCAAGAGACAGGGAAATGCTGCTCCTGTCCCAAGGGCTGAAACAGTCTCCCACTTCCAGGTCTATAACAGTCACCTTCCATATTTAGGCTGTGCAGCTTAAATGCTATTTATAGGGACGGACCTTAGCTCAGAGGTGGAGCatctgtttggcatgcagaaggtctcaggttcaggccccacaacatctccaggtaggtacGGGaacatcccctgcctgaaaccctggagagctgttgccggtcagtgtagacaacactgagtgaGAGAAACCAATGGGTTGGCTGATTCCTACATCCCAACATGTTTGTGGCAGCATCTCCTGACCATAATGTAGGAATCATGTCCCTCTTACAGGAAAGGAGGTCATTGTGGAGGAGTGGACAGAGGCTTCACCTGGAACCAGGGAGACCAACTCAATACTGAGGAGGGGGATGCTTAACCCTTCCCCACTGAGTCATATTCTCACTCTGCATCAATACAGAGCTTTGAAACCATTCTCAATAATTTGGAAGGATTTTTGTGTTGGTCGGTGTAATTAATGGGATTCTATTTTACTTTCTGCATTGCAATGCATTATTTCCAGGGACATACCTGAAGTTATGCACTATTTTGCATAGAACTGAGCTGTTGttacacttaaaaaacaaaaccgtcCAGCATTTGAGATTTTGGAAGACTTTATGGTATATTGTTGGTCTTATTTCTGGTTAGTAGTCCATAATAGTGTGGATGGCGCTAtcataattcttcttcttctttactttaTGTGCTGTTTCACTGCAGTTGCTTTTGTGCATCACTTTTGTTTTTCTGATTATGTAATTTGCTTTGTAGGGTAGGCCAGTCTCAGTATCTGCATATTGCAGCtgttggggaaggaggcagagagACAGACACGTGGTTCACCTAAGGTCTCAGGGCttcatggcagaggcaagatttgaGCTGAGGACTTTCTAACCACTACCCAACACTAGTTCCATTTGAGCAaggtttttttgtgggagggggggattTGGGAGATGATAGGAAAAGAACACCCAGGAAAAGACTAGACACCGGGGACACACAACTTCATTGAGACTGAGGAACATTCCATGGACACAGACCCTCTTTGTTTGCTTTCTGCAGACTCCCCCACAGTGACTTTGCACAAATTCTACTCCCAGCCCAAGGACAAGGGTAACAACAGCTTGCATCAAAGTGTTCGAAGCACACAAGAACCTAGTgctgattttgggggtgggggggcacagAGCTCAGCATAGGAAGACACTGCACTGCCACCTAGCAAGCAGCCTTGGCAACTGCATTGTGGAACTGGAAGCAGGCAGCTGTGGCTCAAGCAGATTCTGAACTGGGGACTAGAGAGATGCTGGGCTAAcaactggggtggggtgagggtggcTTCCCCTTGCCCCATGGAATCCCTGCCAATGGCCTGATCTTGGATATGAACTTGGGGCGGAGGAGAAGGGGTGATTCCAGGGAGGGACTGCTCTTTATCAAGGGTAAAATCGACTGAGTTCTACCTAGCGTTCTCTGCAACAAATCCAGTAACTGGGAGTGACTTCTACTTTAATTTGCTGGGGGCCAATTTGTGCGGATAAAATGATGGGGTGGGAATCATGTATGTCAaattgagctccctggaggaaaagcagggcataatAGCAATACAAAAACAGAGATATGATCTAGTGAAGTACTTACAGAATGTAAGTGATAACTCCTATACTCctgaaacaaagcaaaagaaaaaagatggaaaTATTTAAACTAACACTCACTATTGTGTAATCTACTGGCATATGCAGATGGAAAGTGGGAAAAAGAAAGCCACATTGGGACCTAACTTTGACACATAAACACATTTTATACCATGTTtggttgtttttaataataatataagagaGTGTTGCCATTGCTGGTGTTTTTCCATAGAACTTGGCCAAACTAGTTAAGAAGGTTTTGAATATTTACCAACTTATAAAACCCCAGCAGTGGCTCTTTCACTTGACGCAACCAAAGCTTTTGATAAAGTTAATTGGGATTTTCATAAAGAATTATTAAAATTTCAAGAATTTGGCACCCAAAGTTTACAGGCATTATTGATCAGTGTTATAATAGCAATTTAGCACATATTTGAGTTAGTGGTAGAGATTCTAATCAATTTCCAGTCTATAAGAGAACAAAACAAGGTTGTCCACTTTTACTCTTTTTATTTGGAACCACTTGCTGAACTAATTAGAAATGACCCAATAATAAGTGGAGTTCAAAGCAGTCATATGCAAAACAGTATGAGAATGTTTGCAGATGGTATCTTGCCTTTATTGACTGATCTCGAAATATCATACAAGAAGTGATGGAAAGAGCGAAATCCTTACCACATATCTGCagccagcccaagaggctcgtaGTTCACTATTTCTGGTGCTGAAAGGAACAGCAAGAATCAGCAAGAGGGTGAACCAAGGATTTTAAAGGCAAGTACAGAACCACAAACCTAGAAAGCaggcgtgcgcacacacacacacacacacacacacacgccctctGGAGCCCCCAGGACACaattcccctcctccttcccaacccACACTCTCAGCGCCACTGCTCATGCCCCACCTCCACAAACAACAAGAAATTCCCGGGGCATAACTCACACCAATGGCTGGTCTCCTTTGGAAGGAGGTAATGGGAGGGCTTGCTGGCATTTCATAACATTTGAGAAAATTTTCAGACTTGCAGGTGGATCTATGTGAAGGGGGCAAAGCTTAACCTAGGAATGGAAAatgtgtggccttccaggtgttgatgGACTTGGGGTAGcctcagccagcagagccaataaGCAGGGagaatgggaactgtagtccgccagcatctggagggccacagcatcTCGACCCCTCCAGTGCAGGGACCCCCACAGACCAGTTTCCATGAAGCACACGTACTTTTCAGTCGCTCTAATCTAAATAAGTGGCAGCCATAAGGAATGCCAGTGACTGTAGTATAAACTTTGACTGACTGGTTAAACAATCAACAACTAACAGTGAAATGGCTGAGACTTACCCACAAATTCTGGTgtcccaaaaatatttttaaactcaACGCCATCTTCTATTTCATGAGCCAGACCAAAATCAATCAGTTTTATGTGTGGGATGGGGATATTCTTTTCTAGCAGCATAATATTCTCAGGCTTATCGGATAACAGGGAAGACACAcatacaaagaaataataaagtcAGGTTTGTGGATTGATCCAGCCCTATTTTTTAACAGGAATATAAGAATCTGCCTCTTACTGAGTCAAAGCAGGAGTCAATCaggctcagtattttctacacagCATTTCAGACACATACTCCACCCAACCCcaccctggaaatgccagggattcaaCCTGTGAGCATCTGCTTACAGAACAGGTACTAAACCTGTTATCTGTTATCTTCCCTAACCTAGATTCAGGTGGGCCTATAGAAAAGGGCTCCTCTGATTCCCCTAAAACAGATGCAAAATGCAATTCAATGCACCAAAGCAAATGTCGCTGTGTCATGCTGAGTCATGGTCTGCAGCTCTAGCAAAGGACTCAGATGACAGCTCCAGCATCATATATTAAGAGACTTATATTTTGACAGCTGTCGTAATTTCAGTTTACGCTTTCCCCCTCAACTGCACAAGACAATGGCAATACAAAATCTGGCAGCTGCAGAGTTTCATAAACGGAACTTAGAGACAGGACACCTGCTTtgtatacagaaggtcccaggctgcatctctggcagcatctccagttaataaAGGCTCGGTTGCCCAGAGATGGAGAAGACTCTCTTCTGCCTAGACAAGCAGGGAAAACCCCTTGCCAGTTGGGGTAGATGGGCAAACAGCCCAACCAGCTGCTAAAAGGCAGCTTCAGGTTCTTAATGATCTTTTCCCAATTGGTAGTTATGTTACTCATGTTACAGGCCTCTCTCTTGAATGCTTAAGActtgggggtttgtttgtttcattttctagTACATGCAAAACCATTCCCCACCACTGTTTTTGATTAAGTACCCCACTTGCTTTTCCAGTCTGAAACAACTGCCACCACTTTCATTCATGAAAAATTCCCAGTCCTACATTCCCTAATGGAGGTACTGGTGGTTCCTTTctcatttaaaaatagaaaaggggtggggagagatttgATCCTCAGTCCAAAGCTGTAAACACAAAGCCCATTTAACCTGGATAAAAGTGGTTGGGGGGTGGATAAATCAAGCCCCCTGATTCTCCTCTTGAGGAGCTGAGTTACAGACTCTTAACCTCTGTGAAAAGATTCTACATGCTCAGTCAGAGAGACTGAATCACAAAGGGAAACCTGGGTGCACAGTGGTGTAAACTGCAGTGGAGCATTCTGTGCGCGCGCGTGCAGAGTTACCCTATTCACCTGCCCCTTCTTACTTCTTACTCTGAGAGCTGCAGTCaggattccctccctccctgccatttAACCTGACTTTTCTCTTCCTGAAACGCAAAGGCACTGCAAGGTCCAGGTGAGGGAAATGCCAGAGGTGAGACAGAAGCAAATCACATTAGCTACCTTTGTTCTTTTCCTAGTTCAGTTTACAGGGTGGAGGGTTGCTACACAAGAGGCAGGTCAGTCCCCAAAGAGGAATCTTCCACCATTCACAGCACAGCAAAGGGTGGGAGGAACTCAGATTTTGAGATTAGATTACAGGCTGTGCTTGCTTTGACAGTGAGCACAGTTCCAGTGTATACAAATCAGCTGAGCTCTGGTTTATTTGTTTATA
The nucleotide sequence above comes from Podarcis raffonei isolate rPodRaf1 chromosome 14, rPodRaf1.pri, whole genome shotgun sequence. Encoded proteins:
- the DAPK2 gene encoding death-associated protein kinase 2 isoform X1, with the protein product MRSPGMSVFKQQKVEDIYEIGEELGSGQFAIVKKCREKVTGVEYAAKFIKKRQSRASRRGVRREEIEREVNILQQILHANIIKLHDVYENKTDVVLILELVSGGELFDFLAQKESLSEEEATQFIKQILDGVSYLHDKKIAHFDLKPENIMLLEKNIPIPHIKLIDFGLAHEIEDGVEFKNIFGTPEFVAPEIVNYEPLGLAADMWSIGVITYILLSGASPFLGDTKQETLANITAVNYEFDEEFFSHTSDLAKDFIRKLLVKDTRKRLTIQEALTHPWITTHQPKEETKVPESKRAENQQLKTKRLKEYTIKCHSSMPPNNTYINFERFAYVVEDISRMEQNFSALAVSHDALQEDIDALVSIYNEKEAWYKEEHENVRHELSQLKYEYRKIESLKKHLQEDIRLVGSSLTGVASKYMDRQSHYESLSKELSEELKWIQEFTGSSQLEDGSDTYITGNFGSVFNKDINDSLRELLNRSCCEEFLAALNPGVAKSSQ